A window of the Bombus huntii isolate Logan2020A chromosome 8, iyBomHunt1.1, whole genome shotgun sequence genome harbors these coding sequences:
- the LOC126868906 gene encoding dynein regulatory complex protein 8-like isoform X3 has translation MLYIFHIFSYLTHTFYTVPVSEPTLLEKRLCEIFDIFDTAKTGEIDVRDLGTIIRALGCIITEAELQEIQVEVEDVVNNCVPLNKFLEYMSKAINERKFKPAEPEDLLKAFQLLDPENRGYIMREDLEKAMMEIGEPFSKEEISNMMAIACDPQTRKINYEHYINLLLVKIPDEINVYSIVDALDAAKLEVMPKKPRLDSLLLTYQTLV, from the exons atgttatacatttttcatatattttcatatttaacaCATACTTTTTATACAGTGCCAGTTTCAGAACCAACATTGCTGGAGAAAAGACTGTgcgaaatatttgatatatttgatACTGCAAAGACTGGTGAAATAGACGTTAGAGATTTGGGAACCATTATTAGGGCATTAGGATGTATTATTACCGAAGCAGAATTACAAGAAATACAAGTTGAAGTGGAAGATGTAGTAAACAATTGTGTGCCATTAAATAAGTTTCTAGAATATATGTCTAAAGCTATTAATGAACGCAA aTTTAAACCAGCAGAACCAGAAGATTTATTAAAAGCTTTCCAATTATTAGATCCCGAAAATCGAGGATATATTATGCGAGAAGATCTAGAAAAAGCAATGATGGAAATTGGAGAACCATTTTCAAAGGAAGAAATAAGTAACATGATGGCTATTGCATGTGATCCACaaacaagaaaaattaattatgaacATTATATTAACTTACTGCTC GTAAAAATACCTGATGAGATCAATGTATATTCCATTGTGGATGCATTGGATGCTGCTAAATTAGAAGTCATGCCTAAAAAACCTAGATTGGACAGTCTTTTATTAACTTACCAGACACTTGTTTAA
- the LOC126868886 gene encoding cleavage and polyadenylation specificity factor subunit 1 — translation MYSICKSTHPATGVEHAITCYFFNRSEKCLAVAGANIIRIFRLIPDVDITKKEKYTESRPPKMKLECLSQYTLHGNVMSMQAVTLVGSQRDSLLLSFRDAKLSVVEYDQDTHDLRTVSLHYFEEEEIRDGWTNHHHIPIVRVDPEGRCAVMLIYGRKLVVLPFKKDPSLDDGDLLDNSKALSNKTPILSSYMIVLKSLEEKMDNIIDLQFLHGYYEPTLLILYEPVRTFSGRIAVRQDTCAMVAISLNIQQRVHPIIWSVSNLPFDCYQAVPVKKPLGGTLIMAVNSLIYLNQSIPPYGVSLNSLAETSTNFPLKPQEGVKISLEGSQVAFISSDRLVISLKSGELYVLSLFADSMRSVRGFHFDKAAASVLTSCVCMCEDNYLFLGSRLGNSLLLRFTEKEPENLQNTNENDIILEENETEETPAKKIKQDFIGDWMASDVLDIKDPEELEVYGSERETHTSIQITSYIFEVCDSLLNIGPCGNISMGEPAFLSEEFSHSQDPDVELVTTSGYGKNGALCVLQRSIRPQVVTTFELPGCEDMWTVIGTLNNDEQIRPEAEGSHAFLILSQEDSTMILQTGQEINEVDQSGFSTQGSTIFAGNLGANRYIVQVTQMGVRLLQGIEQIQHMPIDLGCPIVHASCADPYVTLLSEDGQVMLLTLREGRGTAKLHAQAANLLFRPQIEALCAYRDVSGIFTTQLPENVEDEAPEEEHNIEEPPIVGNIDNEDDLLYGDAPAFQMPTPSHTKTSEGVSKRTPWWQKHLQEIKPTYWLLVYRDSGTLEIYSLPDLRLSYLIRNFGYGQYVLHDSMESTTLQTTPVNEIPNPEMQVREILMVALGHHGNRPMLLVRLDSELQIYQAYRYPKGHLKLRFKKLDHGIIPGQLRPKPRDEDIPMMNETRHCMMRYFSNIAGYNGVFICSDYPHWIFLTGRGELRTHPMGIDGPVTSFAPFNNINCPQGFLYFNRKEELRICVLPTHLSYDAPWPVRKVPLRCTPHFVTYHLESKTYCVITSIAEPLKSYYRFNGEDKEFTEEERPERFIYPSQEQFSIVLFSPVSWETIPNTKIELDQWEHVTCLKNVSLAYEGTRSGLKGYIVLGTNYNYGEDITSRGRILIFDIIEVVPEPGQPLTKNRFKQIYAKEQKGPITAITQVSGFLVSAVGQKIYIWQLKDNDLVGVAFIDTQIYIHQMLSIKSLILIADVYKSISLLRFQEEYRTLSLVSRDFRPAEVYTIEYLIDNTNLGFLVADGESNMALFMYQPESRESLGGQKLIRKADFHLGQKVNTFFRIKCRVSDPANDKKHFSGADKRHVTMYASLDGSLGYILPVPEKTYRRLLMLQNVLVTHICHIAGLNPKAYRTYKSHIRTQGNPARGIIDGDLVWRYLYLPNNEKIDVAKKIGTRVQEIIEDLTEIDRQTAHF, via the exons ATGTATTCGATATGTAAAAGTACTCATCCGGCTACAGGAGTAGAGCACGCAATAACGTGTTACTTCTTTAATCGTTCAGAAAAATGTCTCGCAGTAGCCGGCgcaaatattattagaatatttcgtttaattccAGATGTGGatataacgaagaaagaaaaatacacaG AATCGCGTCCACCGAAAATGAAATTAGAATGTTTATCTCAATATACTTTACACGGAAATGTAATGTCAATGCAAGCTGTAACTCTTGTTGGATCTCAAAGAGATTCTCTTTTGTTAAGCTTTCGTGATGCAAAATTATCAGTTGTAGAGTATGATCAAGATACACATGACCTTAGAACAGTATCTCTACATTActttgaagaagaagaaatacgG GATGGGTGGACAAATCATCACCATATTCCAATAGTTAGAGTAGATCCTGAAGGTAGATGTGCAGTAATGTTAATATATGGTAGAAAATTAGTTGTCTTACCTTTCAAGAAGGATCCAAGTCTTGATGATGGAgatttattagataattcaAAAGCGTTATCCAATAAAACTCCTATATTATCATCATATATGATTGTACTAAAAAGCTTAGAAGAGAAAATGGATAACATAATagatttacaatttttacatgGTTATTATGAACCaacattattaatattatatgaacCAGTAAGGACATTTTCTGG ACGTATTGCAGTTAGACAAGATACTTGTGCTATGGTTGCAATATcattaaatattcaacaaaGAGTACACCCTATAATTTGGTCTGTGTCAAATTTACCATTTGATTGCTATCAAGCAGTACCAGTGAAGAAACCGCTTGGTGGTACTTTAATTATGGCAGTCAAttctcttatttatttaaatcaaaGTATACCACCTTATGGAGTATCCCTAAATAGTCTAGCAGAAACCAGTACAAATTTTCCATTAA aaccacAAGAAGGAGTAAAAATAAGCTTAGAAGGTTCACAAGTTGCATTTATATCTTCAGATCGTTTAGTCATTTCATTAAAAAGTGGAGAATTGTATGTGTTATCCTTATTTGCGGATAGTATGCGTTCGGTAAGAGGTTTCCATTTTGACAAAGCTGCAGCAAGTGTATTAACATCATGT GTGTGCATGTGTGAAGATAATTATCTGTTTCTGGGATCTCGTCTTGGTAACTCACTATTATTAAGATTTACTGAAAAAGAACcagaaaatttacaaaatacgAATGAGAACGACATAATACTCGAAGAAAATGAGACTGAAGAAACTCCAgcaaaaaaaataaaacaagattTCATAGGAGATTGGATGGCATCTGATGTATTAGATATAAAAGATCCAGAAGAATTAGAAGTGTATGGAAGTGAGAGAGAAACGCATACTTCCATCCAGATCACATCatatatatttgaa GTATGTGATAGTTTGTTAAATATTGGTCCATGTGGCAACATATCTATGGGTGAACCAGCTTTTCTATCAGAAGAATTTTCACATAGTCAAGATCCTGATGTTGAACTTGTTACAACTTCTGGATATGGTAAAAATGGGGCACTTTGTGTCCTTCAACGTTCTATTCGGCCTCAa GTTGTTACTACATTTGAATTGCCAGGATGTGAAGATATGTGGACTGTTATTGGTACATTAAATAACGATGAACAAATAAGACCGGAAGCAGAAGGAAGCCAtgcttttttaattctaaGTCAAGAAGATTCAACAATG ATACTGCAAACTGGTCAAGAAATTAATGAAGTAGATCAAAGTGGATTCAGTACACAAGGAAGTACAATATTTGCTGGAAATCTTGGTGCAAATAGATACATAGTGCAAGTTACTCAAATGGGTGTACGCCTTCTACAAGGAATTGAACAG ATTCAACACATGCCCATAGATCTTGGATGCCCAATTGTACATGCAAGCTGTGCAGATCCTTATGTGACATTACTTTCCGAAGATGGACAAGTCATGTTATTGACTCTAAGAGAAGGGCGTGGAACTGCAAAATTGCATGCTCAAGCAGccaatttattattc CGTCCTCAAATAGAAGCATTATGTGCTTATAGAGATGTTAGCGGAATATTTACAACACAATTACCTGAAAATGTAGAAGATGAAGCACCTGAAGAAGAACACAATATAGAAGAACCACCTATTGTTGGTAATATTGATAATGAAGATGATCTACTGTATGGTGATGCACCAGCTTTTCAAATGCCTACACCATCACATACTAAAACATCTGAAGGGGTATCTAAAAGAACTCCTTG GTGGCAAAAACATTTACAAGAGATAAAACCAACATATTGGTTATTAGTATATAGAGATAGCGGAACGCTAGAAATTTATTCTCTTCCTGACTTACGCTTATCCTATCTTATCCGCAATTTTGGATATGGACAATATGTGTTACATGACAGTATGGAATCTACAACATTACAAACAACGCCTGTAAATGAAATTCCTAATCCTGAAATGCAg GTGCGAGAAATTTTAATGGTAGCATTGGGTCATCATGGAAATAGACCAATGCTGTTAGTACGACTTGATTCTGAACTTCAGATTTATCAAGCATATAGATATCCAAAAGGTCATTTAAAattaagatttaaaaaattagatCATGGTATAATACCAGGACAGTtaag ACCAAAACCAAGGGATGAGGATATACCTATGATGAATGAAACTCGACATTGCATGATGCGTTATTTTAGTAATATCGCTGGATACAATGGTGTATTTATTTGCAGTGATTATCCTCATTGGATATTTCTTACAGGACGTGGTGAATTACGTACTCATCCAATGGGTATTGATGGTCCTGTTACCTCATTTGCAccttttaataatataaattgtcCACAAGGATTTCTATATTTCAATAGAAAG GAAGAATTGAGAATATGTGTTTTACCAACTCATTTATCATATGATGCTCCATGGCCTGTTAGAAAAGTACCATTACGATGTACACCACATTTTGTTACATATCATCTTGAAAGTAAAACTTACTGTGTCATAACAAGTATAGCTGAACCACTTAAAAGTTATTATAGATTCAATGGTGAAGATAAG gaatttaCAGAAGAAGAACGACCAGAACGATTTATTTACCCTTCACAAGAACAATTTTCAATAGTATTGTTTTCGCCTGTTTCATGGGAAACTATTCCCAATACTAAAATTGAACTTGATCAGTGGGAACATGTTACTTGTTTAAAGAACGTTTCTCTAGCTTATGAAGGTACACGATCTGGTTTAAAAGGTTACATAGTATTGGgaacaaattataattatggTGAAGATATTACAAGCAGAGGAAGG atactTATATTCGATATAATTGAAGTTGTACCTGAACCTGGTCAACctttaacaaaaaatagattCAAACAAATTTATGCAAAAGAACAAAAAGGTCCGATTACTGCAATTACACAAGTATCTGGCTTTCTAGTGTCAGCAGTTGGccaaaaaatttatatttggcAATTGAAAGATAATGATCTTGTTGGGGTTGCTTTCATAGATACACAAATTTACATTCATCAAATGTTAAGCATTAAAAGCTTAATTTTAATAGCTGATGTATATAAATCTATTAGTTTATTAAGATTTCAAGAAGAATATAGAACATTATCTCTTGTCAGTAGA GATTTCAGGCCAGCTGAAGTTTATactattgaatatttaattgaCAATACTAATTTAGGATTTCTTGTGGCTGATGGTGAAAGTAATATGGCTTTATTTATGTATCAACCAGAATCGCGAGAAAGTCTTGGAGGACAAAAACTAATTAGAAAAGCTGATTTTCATCTTGGACAAAAAGTAAACACATTTTTTCGTATAAAATGCAGAGTTTCAGATCCAGCAAATGATAAAAAGCATTTCTCTGGTGCAGATAAAAGACATGTTACTATGTATG cATCACTTGATGGTAGTCTTGGTTATATCTTACCCGTACCAGAAAAAACATATAGAAGATTACTTATGTTACAAAATGTTCTGGTAACACACATTTGCCACATTGCTGGTTTAAATCCCAAAGCATATcg tacTTATAAAAGTCATATTCGAACTCAAGGTAATCCTGCAAGGGGTATTATTGATGGTGACTTAGTCTGGCGTTATCTTTATTTACCTAACAATGAAAAGATAGACGTAGCAAAAAAGATTGGAACACGTGTACAAGAAATAATAGAAGATCTTACGGAGATAGATCGACAAACGGCTCATTTTTAA